A single Coregonus clupeaformis isolate EN_2021a chromosome 39, ASM2061545v1, whole genome shotgun sequence DNA region contains:
- the LOC121556257 gene encoding collectin-12-like, translating to MGGLTLTLVLLCLSGTLSEDAGEDNLNDIMVQIQPEQGQDIESEVLLKQNQAPSLAETNGSCQPEMCNLLRHLGAMEARLTTAENQVEELSNMKATVTLLQRETEVQAAELRAMETKLSTSESLMKSMKRENEVQERKLQVLSFRANATEFRVEQQHILLDELRRQNEGVFNAPVKGVYYFSFSSFAYSQHNLHIENYHKGEPQKQTPPPPTSSPSCQAYPGVPGTPGHNGLPGRDGQDGHEGVTGPKGEKGKTGIGAQGPPGDVGPAGPKGERGEPGDAGGNSVISHLLAEIQQLKARQANLEKGLKFCNNFGVTMAIPRNDVENQALSKFIVGASYGFLGATDRKTEGVWVDLNDEPLTYLDWRSGEPNSGGNIIEDLWRFDNQDKEGYFIISHCSHWKRLLFRYSTGQ from the exons ATGGGGGGACTGACTCTGACCCTGGTGCTGCTGTGTCTGTCTGGGACTCtcagtgaagatgctggagaagaCAACCTGAATGACATCATGGTACAGATTCAGCCTGAACAGGGACAGGACATAGAAAGTGAAGTTCTTCTCAAACAGAACCAAGCACCATCCCTAGCCGAGACAAATGGTAGCTGCCAGCCGGAAATGTGTAACCTTCTTAGGCATCTGGGAGCCATGGAGGCCAGACTGACCACCGCAGAGAACCAAGTGGAAGAACTGAGTAACATGAAGGCTACTGTTACTCTTctacagagagagactgaag TTCAAGCAGCCGAGCTCAGAGCCATGGAGACCAAGCTGAGCACTAGTGAGAGCCTGATGAAGAGCatgaagagagagaatgaag TACAGGAGAGGAAGCTTCAAGTATTGTCATTTAGAGCCAATGCCACTGAGTTCAGAGTGGAGCAACAACATATCCTGCTTGACGAACTGAGGAGACAGAATGAAG GTGTCTTCAATGCCCCAGTGAAAGGAGTCTACTACTTCAGCTTCTCATCATTTGCCTATAGTCAGCACAAC CTTCATATAGAGAACTACCACAAAG GTGAACCCCAAAAGcaaacccctccccctcccacttCCAGCCCGAGCTGCCAAGCTTATCCCGGTGTCCCTGGCACACCTGGTCATAACGGCCTGCCTGGGAGAGATGGGCAGGACGGGCATGAAGGAGTCACAGGACCCAAGGGAGAGAaaggaaaaac AGGAATAGGGGCTCAGGGACCCCCTGGTGATGTGGGGCCAGCTGGAcctaaaggggagagaggggagccaggAG ATGCAGGGGGAAACAGTGTGATCAGCCATTTACTCGCTGAGATCCAACAGCTCAAAGCCAGACAGGCTAATCTTGAGAAAG GTTTGAAGTTCTGCAACAACTTTGGTGTGACAATGGCCATACCAAGGAATGATGTGGAGAACCAAGCTCTTTCCAAATTCATTGTTGGTGCTTCTTATGGTTTCCTGGGAGCAACAGACAGGAAAACGGAGGGTGTTTGGGTAGATTTGAATGATGAGCCACTGACGTATCTGGATTGGCGCAGTGGAGAACCAAACAGTGGAGGTAATATTATAGAAGACT TGTGGCGGTTTGACAACCAGGACAAAGAAGGCTATTTTATAATCTCACACTGCTCACACTGGAAACGTCTGCTTTTCAGGTACAGCACCGGACAATAG